Genomic window (Alnus glutinosa chromosome 9, dhAlnGlut1.1, whole genome shotgun sequence):
TCAATATGAGAACTTTAAGGGTGTTCAATTAAATTGCGTATATGACTCTTTGACTTGCgatgaatttgaaaaaagatggcAACAAGTAGTTGAGAGAgataatcttcaaaaaaatgCATGGTTGTGTCAGTTATATAGCAAGTAGCATCATTGGATACCGGCATATATGAAAGGTACATTTTGGGCCGGAATGGCCACTACACAACGAAGTGAGAGTATGAATGCCTTATTTGATGGTTATGTGGGGCCAAGTACTCCATTGAAGAAATTTGTTGGGGATTATGATAATGCCTTGATGAGAATGGTTGAGAACGAGTGTGTAGCTAATTTTGgttcatttaataaaatgtttttacttataACTCTTCATTCTATTGAGCGTCAACTTCAAGGTATTTAcacaaatgaaaaattcaaagaagttcaagagGAGTTTAGGGGATTCATGATGTATTTTCCATCCTTACTTAAATGCGAATGTGCAATTTCTACGTATGAAGTTATTGACCATGTAAGAGTTAATGATGACTTCACAAAAGAAGTATTGTGTTTGCTTTAATGATAATGAATGTGATGTTAAATGCACTTGTAGATTGTCTGAATTTAGACGAGTCGTGTGCAGACATGCCTTTATTGTTCTTACCTTGATAAAAGGTGTGGAAGAGTTGccatcaaaatatatttttgaccGATGGAGGAAGGACTTGAAACGAAAGTATACATTCGTTAAAAGTAGTCATGACGATTTGAGTGGCAATACTAAAGCACAAAAATATGACAATTTGTGCAATGATTTTTCTGAAGTAGCATTCATCACATCGGAAGACACTGAAACATATGAAGATAAAGACTTGTGTACGTAAGTTAAAGGAGAAATTACTTCACAATGGGTTAAGGGGTGAAAGCAGATTAAGTAGTGCACCTGCTCTTCATCTTCTAGGTGCATATTCCATTGGTAATGAAGCAATTGATAAGAGTTTTAAGAAATGTAATAAGTTTCGGAGTCCTTTAGTTGCAAAAAAGTAAAGGGAGGCTACCATCAACATGCAAGCAATCTGTTGTAGAAAAGGTtgttaaaaagttaaaattaacGAATATGCAACAAAAGAAATGACAAAACCAGGTTGCTTATTTCTTCTTGTCTTATTTGTATATCTTATTCTCAAAAGTAAGTGcctatttttgaatttttcatagATTTTGTAACACTACTAATTGCTTGTTTTGTGCATATCTTAATGAAAGACTACTGAAACAACAAAAGAAGTTGAATAAATATAAATGAAGCCCAAGCAACATAAGAAGTTGAAGAAGTTTGAACTCAAGAAAGTATAGTTATTCAAGTACAATTTATCTTCTAAATGACGGTGAATATATAATAATTGATGCTTTGTACATGAAGTTTATGttctaaactaaaaaaaaaaaatgccaaaatatatatagcaatatACAAACTCATAATTTTATGGTACCTGGAAACTCAATATAGAGCATCACATGAAccatatatatttgttacattAACAAGCCTAATTTAAATAACCAATCAAGATTTTACATTTTACTTTTTACTGAATCTGAATGACATTGGTTTTTCAGTCCAAATGGCCACCTCAATaaaattggttttgattttgtaGTAATCTGTTGGTGCTGGGGAGGTTGCAGTGGTGGAGAGATAGAAGACTTGAAGTTATGGCACTTTGTAAtttgtattcttattttattgggttGTGTTAATCGAAGGCTTCAAATTTGTATTCAATtgtctaattttattttgttttttcgttatttggttcggatttatatcCAATCCATACACATTATAGGATTACAAcgcatcattcttttttttttatttcaaagctTTCTCAAGCCCATCTCAATCCACTTTTATCCCATTATTCGTGCAAGATAGGGGGGCAATTAAGCTCTATAAATAGCAAACATAGCTCCTATAGTGGGTATAGTATAGCAAACTCATCAACTCTTCAGGGCAATCAAGAGCAGAAACCCATAAAAATCAAGCCCCAATTCTCCCATTTCTCCAATTCAAAAATCCCAACTTCAACAGAAACTCATAAAAATCAAGCCCTAATTTGAAATAAGGGTAACCCAAAACACCCAAGAAGTTAATTCAAGCAACCGTTCATAATCAAACCTATAACACCCCaaaattttatcaatatttttggacctaaaagaataatatatatatatatatatatatatatatatatatatatatatatttataaaagaagaagaagaagaaaattttatctctttcaatttattatacAAAATTATTCTATGGGTTCTCTTTTACTCTTGTTAGTGTAGCCCATGATTTATAATGATCCTTATTTTTGTTTGCTGACCCAATTTGGCTAAGGCCATAAAAAGCCTATGAGATAAAACACTTATTATCCTTTGGCACCCATGTGACAATAAAATGAGAagcctgttaaaaaaaaaaagggatcaaCTGGACGACGGCGTCGTTTTTTTAAAACCTCATATCTCTCTCACAGACTCCCTTACACGTTGCAGAGAAAGCTTTGCCACTTTTCCATTACAAGGCTGAAAACCATTGACACTTTGCTAAAGCCATCTGACCCTTTCGCCACATTTCAGTCCAAACAATTACACATTGAGCTCATGCATCGCCCTTTAAGCCACGATAGCTTCCTTCTTCCCCTATTTAATCACCATTCTCGCCATGCTTCAAGGCATCGGTAGAAATTCAAATCCTCAGCTCACTTTCGAAATCTCAACCCAGCAGGAATCccttcttctctgttttttttttttgtaaaagctTTTGTGATTGTTTTCTGGTGATTCGGAGTATTGTGGTTTTGAGAATTTTTctgaataaaatcaaatgagTTGTTGTtgagtttaaagcttaaattttGATGATGGGTTTCAGTTATTTTGGCTTTTGGGTACTAAGTTTGTAATATCCTTGACCTCTTTAAGGGATAGAATAGTAATTTctttgagtgagaaactaggcatagtgGATTGGTCTAGCAATAAGAATggttaaatataaatatatatatattaaattaaaattttatcagataatcagttttgtatttttttttaagtaaatctgtaaatgcttttacttttattaatattatatcaatatttatacccaaaccctaaccctataaatTTGTCCTTAAGTCAgccctctttttccttttctcttacAATCTGCCGCCTCACCCTTTTTCACCAAAGCATTTCCTtgactctctcactctctctgttgGGGACCACTGCAGGTAAGATTCTTGTACCTTTCTCCTCACTTTTCTTTCAAATAATCTTGACTAGTCGTACATTTCCAGCATGTGATTTTATTACTACTCACTGACTTTGTCTTCTTGTTTCAACCTGTACCGGTACTCTTGTGCTTCAGTgaagttttcttattttttttacttcttgtaCCTGTTATGGGCTGTGTAtcctatattattttttctattgtttATTACGTTTTCTCCTCTACGAACTGTGTCCTTTGGTAgatcttcattattttatttgttgttgatGATGTTTCTTCCTTCAAGAATCTGACCTCCAACCtgctttttctttattcttcctATCTATTATTTATGGGATTTCCTTGTCAGGTCATTTCCCCCTTTGCATgttgtttattctttttttttcttttcttttttcctttctttccttcttgctCCAGCCGTTCACACCATCTCCaagggttttatttttcttcaatttatttcCCCATTCCTTTGTTCCACGTGGGACCCTTGGTCTTTtgttgcttgatttttttttcttctcttcttgttGTACGAGAAAGGCCCACCCACCTTTTCATGCACCTTGAACTTTTGCTTTCCATGTTTTGTCTCTTTATTATCTCTTTTCATGAGGTACTTATTAAGACCCTTATTGCACaaatttttccccttttcttctATCTGAACCGGAATTTCTCAGAATGGTTGCTTGTGTTCTAGCCATTCTCCTGCTATGACTGTTCAGCTTTCCTTCCTAaagcttttcaatttttttttttcattttatttcttttcttttgcctttAGCTGTGGCTTGTGgatttccaaaattttcatgAGTCTATCTAATTTATTCCTTCTTTCACCATGTTGTACAGTAAAGTTGACAcccaatatttattaaaaagttttACTTCTTTTCCCTTGCATAGCCATAATGTGTTGGAAATTGTTagttatttcttttacttttatttcttttctctctataACCTATTTTCTGAATTGATTAACCTCACCAAATTTCTTCGAATTTCATgactctaataatatatatatgttacctATTTAATGGTATAAATATTATTTCGTTAAGGttgttatacatatattttggaAACCATTCTCAATATGCTAGCAAACCAAGCTGTAGATATGTTAGTATGTTGTCTAGTAGCGAGCTTATGCTAATGGATTGTTTGAACCTGTACTCAGGTGATTAGCTAGCAACCAGATAATTTTAGTAGCTGCGTTCAGAGATGTAAGGgaccctctaccccttctcaaattgtttatgttgcattactttaattattcctttatttgcataattgcgATTTGATTGTTCTTGTTCTGTATCTCAACTTATTTTGTTTGCATGAAGGATTTGTCTTAAATTGGTTTTGATATGAAAGTTATTTAgtgaaaatgatattttgaaagtagtgattttaagaaaaacctcggttctaaaggactttgcaaattttagagaatttattattttacccGAGATAGGAAATTACCCCTTTTAGAAGTGACGAAAAGAGAAGCGTAAAATTgtaaaaccctccaacacgttgcccctagatatacaagaaaaagaatgagaaagttttatgagataaataaaggagaaatttttgagataagggcATGTGTATGGAGGAGactattttggccccagagttATTGACAAAAATTCACAGAGgataagctcggtaccgttgcttgagatggaagcgcacccgctgaagAACGTTGAGAATGCGGTAATCCGTCTctaggtcatgctaagtgcacttcaattaattagttgACGGGGCAGGCCTGCGGCCACAGTTACCTGCCATGGTCTCAGcaaagaccgcgcaaccctaagtacacagggcgtaattgtgtacatgggccctattaTGAGAATTCAGTTTTAAGTATATTAGTATAAATTATATCTTTTGTATAAAAGAATGGGTTTTAACTTGGTTATTGAGAATTGAGTTGAAATTGATAAATGATATGATACAAGAAGTTTGGACGGTTTGTTTTAGATTCAATGTTTTGAGAGAGAATTTTAATAAGAAGGTTATCTTGTGTAAACAGTGATAAGTGATAATTATGCTTTGAACTGCGtcagaaaataaattgttttgaggttttaaagaaaagaatttaactcaactgttttatggttgaggatttccttactgagcatttctcgctcacccttattttgttttgtttttcaggttttgagtagtgagacctaggcggccggaaATTGGGAATTTAGGCTAGCAGTAGGAGCATTGCATGCCTCTTTTGTTGTCTCTAGTGCATTTGCACGAACTTATGCCCTCGGGCTTTTATCTATGTTGTCAAACATAACTGTTATTTTGAAAATCGTTTCCGCTTGAAATGAAGTTTATGAATTTGACCATTTTTGTTCGCTTTAGAAATCATGCATCCTAGTTTAAAGCTTGGCAAACCTTATGATTTTTGTGCCTCTGAGTTTGCGTATGGACGACCCTAACCTTATCCGgttttgggggcgttacaaagTTTCTTgtaattattatcttttatttttttccctttgttttggttggatgcccccccccccccccccccccccccccttgtgTCTCTTTTCGTTCCCCTGCTTTCTTTCTTCcctcttcttgttcttttcctttttcttagaGAGAGTTGAGATGAGGGAGGGATTGAGAAGCAGAGAAGGGAGGGGGAAGACCGGCCGAGAGAGGGAAGTGGGGAAGGGAGAAGACCCAGCCGGTGGGCAAGCCACCGGAATGGGCGGATGGTAACGCCGGGCCGACAGACCGCGGCCCCGTGCCGGCGACGCTACCGGAGGGCGTTTTTCGGCGACTTCTGGGTCCTCATAGATTAAGAAATTTGTTCCCTGTGAGTATTAATTTCTGGATTTTTGATTTTTAGGTTTAGGCTGGAAAATTTAGGAGGAGAATTTTCTGATTTTCGGTGAAGAAGAGGGAGACTACCGGGTATTGAAATTTCTGAAAAATTTCCAGATTGTGTTCATGGTAGAGGAACCGATTGAGATGGAAAATTTCTGAGTTTTGTAGTCTTAATTTGGATTGTTAGGTGATTTAGATTCTAGTAAAATTCTAGGTTCTTATTGGTTCATATTGGTGTTTGATTGTGTGAAATCTTTTGGCTTGCTTTGTGGTATTTTAGAAAACTTGGTAAATTGCTAAAACTAACGTGTAAATACTATTTTGGTTccaaaatattcattttcttttgatttaggatgcttTCTAGTTTATCCTTAAAACTATTATATAGAATATGAGTGagtgtcttttaattgatgggTACTAAAATTTCTGAGTTGTTTGTGTAGaaacttttttttagaaatcgTAAGGGTGTGAGATTTTTGgcttattatttgatttgattatgaTAGTTTAATTGAAATTCTCCTCTGACTGTTTCCTTTCTTGAGAATAGGATTTGTTAAATATTCAATTTCAAATACATGCTTTTGTGAATAGTTTCAATATTGACTATGGAAGTCTGAGTTGGGTTATAGTATTGAGACATTGTTGTGATAACTTGTATTATTCACTATCCACGTACAGTGTTACTCAACCTAAACAAAATGTTCTTAAACAAAATATTACTCCTTAATAGCACCAAATAGAAGATACCCCACAAATAGTGGTATGTTTTCATGGTCTACTCATTATGTAAAGTTGCTATGAATGACCAATAAAGATTTAGTTTCCTCTTCCCTTAAAAATTTATTCAGTTGCTAATGACCAAATggttaataattttgtttctatAATTCATGTCCGATTTGGTATTTTGGAAAAAGAAGAGTCAACTAAACAAAGGTGACGAAAAACTCTAGTAAAAATGATTATATTATTTActgaaatttaattatatgttGCTAAAAACATTTCTGCATAGACAAGCGATGCGATGACCCCATGTGTGATAgattagaaattttaaattgtattttggaTACATGACTCTACCTTAATGTCATATGCACCCAATTTGATCATTTCTCAAAGATATCCTCTAATAacctattttatttttgtgatcTAATCTAGGAAGGAGGTACTAGTGCAATCAAATAGCACCAGATAAAGGAACACAACTTTAAAATTTCGacgaaattttaaataaaacacttttaaaaggaaaacgTCGGGAATTTTTAAAAGACTCTTTTACTTGGATATTATTTGTTCTATgaaataattaatatgttaCCTATGAACCACACGAATGAATGAGAAGACCATGGTatgaatgaagatgatgatgagattatgattctcaaaatatatatatattacatgtgcactatatgaacaagatgatgaaactatgattcacttacatgaatgtaTGTTTTATATGCATCACATAAAGTTTAATCCCACGGCACCATAATGATGTGATCCGGATCTTATAATGATAATGATGGGTAGCaaggcaaccacaccaaaagtgtggggctatcggctagggggttctcacctagggagcttcctaacccggcAGCTCTCTTCTGTGACGACACGATGAGCCTATGGGTCCTTCGAGATCAGTCCTATGGACAAGCCTaacgtgcaccgctcatggtaaaaatgcgAAAGTGGGCCAGTGGTAGATAAAACTTACACATTATAAATGATGATTATATATGCACATTTCTTATTGATACTGATATTTCTATATGTGAactctaaaaattttaaatttgtaaattaaatttttatattgtatcttatgttttgttgtgttacttactgagttgtcgaactcaccccttacTCTTACAATTCTTTTCAGATAGCGCTTCACATCATTATTCTCATAGCGGGCGTACCCATAGGGGTCGCTACCTATGATGATTCACAGTTCTGGCTCATTGATGCTGATCAATGGGTTTATGTTTATTTCGATAGCCTATGATCATAGGGTTTAGTCagggatttttttattttttttatttttttatttttttatttatgtatagTTAATAACACTGCAAGTCCGGACTACTTTGGAGGTAGAAGTTCCCCCCAAGCAACAGTACATAGACCGGGTTGATTTTTTGTATATgaacagtgttttttttttagatcccTGACTTATTTGTATTAACTGAAATAttactaaaatatatatgaaattatgagtATTAATCTACATCTTGTGATTATTGCCCTTTTTCTTTAAATgaatttgtggatgattttatttttctcaagttcacGTATTCCCTTATTTCCCAAAACGGGGCCTTGACAAAACCCACatctaaaaattgaaaagaaattcACAGCATGggtgaaatttttggtttccACCCTTAAGTTCCCAAAATCAAAGGTTATGTTTTGGAATCAAAGATGGATATCAAGAAAAAATTCCGTCACTGCCGAACTCAAAAATTGCCAATTGGGTTGGTCCAACCGAGAAAGAAATGGCCACCACTTTCCTTAATACACCGAAAGATCCCTAATATGGTCATCTCATTGGGCATACCACTTCCAGTTTTGCAAATCTAGTTATCGTCGAAGAACGTGGAAAAGATGGAATGAAATCCGGGCGTCCGATGGACACCCACTTGTTACAAACACTGACAGAACAACGACAAAGAGACAGGAGACGTCGTAAAAGGGAGGAGATGTCCAACGGATTATCACAACACCACTTTACAGAAGAAATTTCCAATAGAGCCAAGCAGCTTATGTTCATCGGGTCTCTAGAtcaaaacagagagagagagagagagagagagagagagagagagagagagagagagagagagagagagagagagagagagagagagagagagagagagagagagagagagagagagagagaccttggAGAGAGTTGTGAAAATGGAGTGGGCTGACATCAGAACAAAGATAATTGAAACATCATATAATAAGCATGAATCAAAACTTTAATCAACCAAATTTAGATAATTTGAGTGTAAAATCAAACTCTAAACTAAATGGGTATCTCAGAATTTTCTGGAAAAAGTCAGAAATCAACTATATGCTCAACCATCACCgaaaatcaaaccaaaacaaccCATAAACTTATATTTAGCCAACATCAGAGCAAAGaatccacattttttttatcaacagtttgtgaaatagaaaataaaagagaactTTAGTTTTCTACCAAGTTTAGAAAAGGGGGAAAAACCTAGTTAAATAGAAATGGAGGTGTTGCGTAAGAAGCTACAACACGCACCCTTAAAATGGCCAAGTGGGCAGCAAGGAGCTCCTTGCCCAGGTTTGTTCtacaacaaaaaatgatgaacaaaaACACAAAGCTCACAGGTGGGAGGCTTGAAATGGAGTGCGAGCTACGAGACCTAGAAATGCAGAGAAACCTAGAAGGtgaaaatggagagagagagagagagagagagagagagacgagagagacgaGATTTCATTACGTTTACTTCTGTTCAAATGTCGTgccatttttctccttttcttgttGCTGCTATTTTCTCCGCAGGCAAATCAAGAAACATCACGTCTATCATTTTGTCAGTGAAAAGCTGAAGCCCAGCgtcaagttttatttttaaaaaaacccaaGCCACGTCAGTTTGGAACGGTCTCTTTGGAAAACATTGAGGGTcagtagcatttctcattatagATTAAGTTTCAGCTCTAGTTCATCTTTATCTTGGAAACATTGTAAGGCTATTTGGCCAATTGATTCAAGAAATAAACTGTCGAAGTTATGCTCCAAACTATTATCAGTTTGCTTGGGAGGTCTAGAGTACCTTGAATACCCTACTGTGCTCTTACTTTATTTTTAACTATTGTCAATCATAGACAAATTAGGAAGAAGGATCATGCTTAGCTGTTAGTCCAACGTCCCATAACACGTTCTCAACCCAAGCCTATAACAACTTGTATTAGAGTCAACCACACATTGAGTATAAGATCGAACGCATCTCATCGAATATGAGATTGAATGGGTTGCAGCGTTATGGTCGAGTCATAAAGGGGGCGATCTATACTAACACACTAAAATTGAAGAACTTTTactcaatttgatttttttttttttttttttttcagaaataaaattataatatttatttgatatCAGTCGTTAAATTAGTGAGCAAGATTAAACAACCTTCATTAACCAATCAATCCCCTTAACCTTAAAGATCTGAAAAGTCATTCGTTCCTCTCAAATTGCTATTGGTCACTTTCAATTATTGAATCTCTTTGAATCATGTGGTCCAGTAGTAAGATTGAGATTTCCTGAAATTTTATGTCCGACCTCGAATTCTGAGGTGCTTGGGCAAGTGGCCCTGCACCTCAAATTGTTCGAGAACCGGCTCAGACACATAAAAACCCGAGACCCCCTCCCTTATACTCTGGAATTCGAGCATGCTCGAATTCCAGGAAATCATGATCCCTAGTAGCGAAGGACCACAAGATTAAAAGCACAAGATGACATAACTTTATAAGTATGCACTGTAATTACTCATTACTAATGATcccataaatataataatatggGATATAACTACAAAAGGATCCGAAATTTTGAATAACAAAGAATGTGAaaggcaggaaaaaaaaaacataaactttcATTTTCATGATATTATTAAGGAAGAGAACAAGCATCATGTGACTCATcaccgaaaaagaaaagaagactaGCTCTCGCAACCCTCTTTCCCAGGCCCACACTCTTTGCCTCCCACAAAACACGATCACGTGGGGTGGACGTGCTCTTCACaagcaaacacacacacaaaccgGCCCTGTTCCATCAAGACATTAGACATGCCCATTCGCTCCGTCCCCGCGATGGGAGAACAGCCAAATCACGCGGCGCCACCAGCCTTCCCGTCAATATCATTGTCTAAATTTTCAGGATCCAATGTTCCCGACACAGCCATTGACCCGCAATtttctataaaagaaaaaaaatacgcCACTAAAAACATACAAACAGGAACCCAGCTGTCGATGACATTATAGTGAGAAACCAAAAACATTCCGCTCAATTTTTGCTGCCAGCCATCAATTTCTTGCCGTCCCGGTTGAGGCTAAGTTTTCaatctctctctatgtgatggCAATTTGCAACTGCTTTTACCCTCACAATAATTGTCCCAATTTTCACTTGCATGTAAAATTGCCAATGCACATGGTAAAAAGTTTGCAGCCATGATCGAGTCAAAGCGGGTCAAATTAGGGCAAGTGGACCATATTATGATTCTTACCTTCTTGCCCACTTGAAATTTCCTTTCttattaaaaatcttttttttttttttcttttttttttttgtgctcatTAATAATACTCCACAGGGGTCTCTGGACAACTTTCATCTGATACAACTTCTTTACTAAATGGTGGAGGGGTAAAAGGTGGAGGAGTACATCTTAACAATGCCCAATTGACTCCTTGGAAAAATGGGTGGTGCTTGATGGCCGACGCACCCATTGTGCACCCTAGTCGCCTGGCCGGGTCTTTGACCAATAGTTGTGATATGAGGTCCTTGGCTGTAGCAGGCACGGCGGGCTCTTTCGGGAACTCGAGGGCTCGAGCCACGATATTAGCTAGGGTTAGCTCATTGTCCACTCCCCTAAAGGGCGTGACCCCATAAAATAGTTCGAACATAAATACTCCTAGCGTCCACCAATCAACAGCACTCCCATGGCCCTCTCCCGACACTATCTCCGGCGCCAAATACTCGTGGGTCCCGACGAAGGACATGGACCGGACGTCGATGGGCTCGGCCACAAATTCTGGCCCACCGCGTTGGCCCAGCTTCTTCTTGCGCTTGCGTTTTGGGTGGAAACATGATACGGCAGGGACTATACAATTGGGAATAATGCATGAAGATGAGGTGAAAGGAGGTGGATCAACCGAGCAGTCCTTTTGTGGGGCCGGGGTGGGTGGTTTTTGATCAGAGATTAACTGAGCAGTCGATGTAGAGCTGTCACATTTTAACGAGAGGTCAAAGTCAGTGAGCATAATGTGACCGTCCGACCGAacgagcacattttcgggcttgAGATCACGGTATACAATCCCCATCATGTGAAGGTACTCTAGAGCCACC
Coding sequences:
- the LOC133877398 gene encoding serine/threonine-protein kinase D6PKL2, with translation MEPWLDDLADDLQSLSFTSTATTTTTATTADINRSTSSGSEATLAASSGPLTSTTAKPHAPSSDPCWSAIHRIRSESPALQLGLSDIRFAVRLGSGDIGSVYLAQLKSSDGCLFAAKVMDKKELASRSKEGRARTEREILEMLDHPFLPTLYASIDAPRWLCLLTEFCPGGDLHVLRQRQPSKRFPESTVRFYASEVVVALEYLHMMGIVYRDLKPENVLVRSDGHIMLTDFDLSLKCDSSTSTAQLISDQKPPTPAPQKDCSVDPPPFTSSSCIIPNCIVPAVSCFHPKRKRKKKLGQRGGPEFVAEPIDVRSMSFVGTHEYLAPEIVSGEGHGSAVDWWTLGVFMFELFYGVTPFRGVDNELTLANIVARALEFPKEPAVPATAKDLISQLLVKDPARRLGCTMGASAIKHHPFFQGVNWALLRCTPPPFTPPPFSKEVVSDESCPETPVEYY